A single region of the Streptococcus macedonicus ACA-DC 198 genome encodes:
- the ytzG gene encoding Ribosomal small subunit pseudouridine synthase A, giving the protein MRLDKLLGQAGFGSRNQVKKLIRSHQVYVDGRLAEADNLNVEPSLQKITVSGKQVKQSSEKYFLLNKPAGVVSAVSDKEHQTVIDLIKEADRVPQLYPVGRLDRSTEGLLLITNNGPLGYRMLHPKYHVAKTYYVEVNAFLADDAPAFFEFGVSFDDGTICKPAKLEIITASTETSSAYVTISEGKFHQIKKMFLAYGVKVTYLKRLTFGEFQLGDLPSGQYRELTFTEKEILKNYLD; this is encoded by the coding sequence ATGCGTTTAGACAAATTATTAGGTCAGGCTGGTTTTGGGTCGCGAAATCAGGTTAAAAAATTAATTCGCAGTCACCAAGTGTATGTGGACGGTCGTTTGGCTGAAGCGGATAATCTCAACGTTGAGCCCAGTCTGCAAAAAATCACAGTATCAGGAAAACAAGTCAAACAGTCATCAGAGAAATATTTTCTTCTCAATAAGCCTGCTGGCGTTGTTTCAGCAGTGTCTGATAAAGAACATCAGACAGTGATTGATTTAATCAAAGAAGCAGACCGTGTTCCACAGCTTTATCCAGTCGGACGACTTGACCGCAGTACCGAAGGCTTGCTTCTCATTACCAATAACGGTCCGCTAGGTTACCGAATGTTACATCCCAAATATCACGTTGCCAAGACTTATTATGTCGAGGTTAATGCGTTTTTAGCTGATGATGCGCCAGCATTTTTTGAATTTGGAGTGTCCTTTGATGATGGAACGATTTGTAAGCCTGCTAAGCTTGAGATTATCACGGCAAGTACAGAAACAAGCTCTGCTTATGTCACGATTTCTGAAGGAAAATTTCACCAGATTAAAAAAATGTTTTTAGCCTACGGTGTAAAAGTGACCTATTTGAAACGACTAACGTTTGGAGAATTTCAACTGGGCGATTTACCAAGCGGACAATATCGTGAATTGACCTTTACCGAAAAAGAAATCTTGAAAAATTATCTGGATTAG
- a CDS encoding Competence protein CoiA, whose product MLSALDENGKLVSLLDGIPANQNFVCPACRSAVRLKNGKVMRPHFAHVSLNKCDFYSENESSEHLQLKAALYHAVSQTEQVVVEKVLPDLHQVADLFVNDNLALEVQCSRLSEQRLFQRTKAYQSHGIQVLWLLGEKLWLGNSLSPLQRHFLYFSQNMGFHLWELDVTNRLIRLHYLIYEDLHGKVHYLTKTSSFSDDIMAFFRLPYRQQKLSTYEVNQDQTLLTYIQKQLSSRHSIWLKRQEEAYLQEKNLLSLPLAAYFPQVRPFDFAEGFCQISQDLSPFYENFHRFYQNQTEKERQWLYPPAYYDKMVNKPQKGECDVR is encoded by the coding sequence GTGTTATCAGCGCTTGATGAAAACGGAAAATTAGTATCCTTGTTAGATGGTATACCAGCTAACCAAAACTTTGTTTGCCCAGCTTGCCGCTCTGCTGTCCGTTTAAAAAATGGCAAAGTTATGCGTCCGCACTTTGCTCATGTTTCTTTGAATAAGTGTGATTTTTATAGTGAAAATGAAAGCAGTGAGCACCTTCAGTTAAAAGCGGCGCTTTATCATGCCGTGTCGCAGACTGAACAAGTCGTGGTTGAAAAAGTTTTACCAGACTTACATCAGGTGGCTGATTTATTTGTCAATGATAATTTGGCTTTAGAAGTGCAATGTTCGCGCTTATCAGAACAGCGATTATTTCAACGCACAAAAGCCTATCAAAGTCATGGTATTCAAGTGCTTTGGTTGTTGGGGGAAAAGTTGTGGCTCGGCAATAGTTTATCACCTTTGCAACGTCATTTTCTTTATTTTTCGCAGAATATGGGCTTTCATTTGTGGGAGTTGGATGTCACAAATCGGCTCATTCGTTTACATTATTTAATCTATGAAGATTTGCATGGAAAGGTTCACTATCTAACCAAGACTAGTTCATTTTCAGATGATATTATGGCATTTTTTCGACTTCCTTATCGGCAGCAGAAGCTTTCAACTTACGAGGTAAACCAAGACCAAACCTTATTAACCTATATTCAAAAACAGTTATCTTCTCGCCATTCAATTTGGTTAAAAAGGCAAGAAGAAGCTTATTTGCAAGAAAAAAATTTGCTAAGTTTGCCTTTAGCGGCTTATTTTCCACAAGTTCGTCCTTTTGATTTTGCTGAGGGGTTCTGTCAGATTTCCCAAGATTTATCACCGTTTTACGAAAATTTTCATCGCTTTTATCAAAATCAAACAGAAAAAGAACGTCAATGGCTTTATCCGCCAGCTTATTATGATAAAATGGTAAATAAACCTCAAAAAGGAGAATGTGATGTCAGATAA
- the pepB gene encoding Oligoendopeptidase F produces the protein MSDNRSHIDEKYQWDLSTVFATDDAWEAELASLDGDLENAKAYKGRLTASSNDLLAITESYLALSRRLEKLYVYASMKNDQDTTVAKYQEYQAKATAIYAKFSEIFAFYEPELMQLSKEAFEDFVAETPALSAYAHFFEQLFKRQPHVLSQAEEELLAGAQEIFGAAGETFELLDNADIIFPIVLDDKGKEIQLTHGNFITLLESKNRDVRKEAYQALYATYEQFQHTYAKTLQTNVKVHNYEARVHHFKSAREAALSANFIPESVYDTLIETVNANLPLLHRYVELRKKILKLDDLKMYDIHTPLSEMDMSFTYEEALAKAEDVLAVFGKEYSERVHRAFTERWIDVHVNKGKRSGAYSGGSYDTNAFILLNWQDTLDNLFTLVHETGHSLHSTFTRENQPYVYGDYSIFLAEIASTTNENILTETLLKEVDDDKARFAILNHYLDGFKSTIFRQAQFAEFEDIIHKADQAGEVLTSDYLNQLYADLNEKYYGLSKADNPEIQYEWARIPHFYYNYYVYQYATGFAAASYLADKIVHGTKADIDRYLDYLKAGNSDYPLNVIKKAGVDMTTSAYLDAAFRIFEERLDELEALIEKGAQL, from the coding sequence ATGTCAGATAATCGTAGTCATATTGATGAAAAATACCAATGGGATTTAAGCACAGTTTTTGCCACAGATGATGCTTGGGAAGCGGAGCTGGCTAGCCTTGATGGTGATTTAGAAAATGCTAAAGCTTACAAAGGGCGTTTGACAGCGTCAAGTAATGATTTGCTTGCTATTACGGAAAGTTACCTTGCCTTGTCGCGTCGTTTGGAGAAGCTTTATGTTTATGCTTCAATGAAAAACGACCAAGATACAACAGTAGCCAAATACCAAGAATACCAAGCTAAAGCAACAGCAATCTATGCCAAATTTAGTGAAATTTTTGCTTTTTACGAACCTGAATTGATGCAATTGTCTAAAGAAGCTTTTGAGGATTTCGTGGCAGAAACACCAGCTTTATCTGCTTATGCACATTTCTTTGAGCAACTTTTCAAACGTCAACCGCATGTTTTGTCACAGGCTGAGGAAGAATTATTAGCAGGTGCGCAAGAAATTTTTGGAGCTGCAGGAGAAACATTTGAGCTTTTGGATAATGCTGACATCATTTTTCCAATCGTTCTAGATGATAAGGGCAAAGAAATTCAGCTAACGCATGGTAATTTCATTACCTTGTTAGAATCAAAAAATCGTGATGTCCGCAAAGAAGCTTACCAAGCTTTGTATGCAACTTATGAACAATTCCAACACACTTATGCGAAAACCTTGCAAACCAATGTCAAAGTGCATAACTATGAAGCTCGTGTTCATCATTTTAAATCAGCACGTGAGGCAGCACTTTCGGCTAATTTTATTCCAGAATCTGTTTATGATACCCTGATTGAAACGGTCAATGCTAACCTGCCTTTGCTTCATCGTTATGTGGAACTTCGCAAGAAAATCCTTAAACTGGATGATTTGAAAATGTACGATATTCATACGCCACTTTCTGAAATGGATATGAGTTTTACCTATGAAGAAGCTTTGGCAAAAGCTGAAGATGTCTTAGCTGTTTTTGGCAAAGAATATTCTGAGCGTGTTCATCGTGCTTTTACAGAACGCTGGATTGACGTCCATGTCAATAAAGGCAAACGCTCTGGTGCCTACTCTGGTGGTTCGTATGATACCAATGCTTTCATACTGTTAAATTGGCAAGATACCTTGGATAATTTGTTTACCTTAGTTCACGAAACGGGGCACAGCTTGCATTCGACATTTACACGTGAAAATCAACCCTATGTTTATGGAGATTATAGTATTTTCTTGGCAGAAATTGCTTCAACAACTAATGAAAATATTTTGACAGAAACACTTTTGAAAGAAGTTGATGATGACAAAGCACGCTTTGCAATTTTGAATCATTATCTTGATGGTTTCAAGAGTACCATTTTCCGTCAAGCACAATTTGCGGAATTTGAAGATATTATCCATAAGGCAGACCAAGCTGGAGAAGTGTTGACGAGTGATTATCTCAACCAACTTTATGCCGACTTAAACGAGAAATATTATGGACTCAGCAAAGCAGACAACCCAGAAATCCAATACGAATGGGCACGCATTCCGCATTTCTACTACAATTACTATGTTTACCAATACGCCACAGGATTTGCGGCAGCTAGTTATTTAGCTGATAAGATTGTTCACGGTACAAAAGCTGATATTGACCGCTACCTTGATTATTTGAAAGCAGGTAATTCTGATTATCCGCTTAATGTGATTAAAAAAGCTGGTGTGGATATGACAACAAGTGCT